The DNA window CTCGAGGCGCTGCCCACGGGGGAGTCCGGGGCGTTCCTGCTGCGGGCCGCGCAGCTCGCCATGCGGGTGGGCGATGTGGATCGCTCGTTCGAGCTGGCGCGTGCGTCGGTGGCGCGTGAGGGGGAGGGCTTCGAGCCGCTGCTGACGCTGGGTCGAGCGGTGATGGCGCGCGGCGATCTGACCACCGCGGGCATCGTCCTGGGCAAGGCGATCGAGCGGGCGGCGGGCCCCGCGGCGCGAGCGCGGGCGGTCGTGCAGATGGCCGACGTGCACTACAAGGCCGGCGATTTCGAGGCGGCGCGTCGGACGGCGGATGCTGGTCTGCTGGAGGCCGCAGATCTGGAGACGCGGCTCGCGGCGCGCAATGTGCTCGGCAAGCTGCTCCTCGCCAGCTCGGCGTGGTCGGAGGCGGAGCGGCACTTCGCTGCCGATGGATGGGAAGCGGCGTGCGGTGGGGATCTGCTGGGAGAGCTGCGCGCGCGGATGAACCGCGCCGTGGCGCTGCTCTCGAACGGGTCGGACGACGAGGCCCGGGCGATGCTGCTCGGGGTGCTCGAGGACGGTGAGCGCCTCGGGGAGCTGCAAGCCACGGGGTTCGCGCTGAGCAACCTTGCGGTGATCGCGACGCAGCGGACCGATTATGCCGAGGCCCTCCGGCTCTCGGAGCAGGCGATCGACGTATCCCGTCAGGTGGGCGATCGGGTGGTGCTCGCGAACTGCATCGCGAACCTCGCGGAGCTGCGTTTGCGGGTCGGGCTCATCGCCGAGGCGGAGCAAGCCCTGGCCTTCGGTCGCAAGGTCTGCAGCGCCGGTCTTCCGGGGACGTGGGCGCCGCACTTCGCGCTGGTGATGGCGCAGATCCGGCTGGCGCAGGACCGGACGGAGGAGGCGCGGACGGAGATCATCAAGGCCATCTCCTCGGCCTCGGGCTCGAACCACGGCGCAAAGCGGGCCGAGTGCTACGCGATGGCGGCGAGGATCGCGCTGGAAGAGGGAGATGTCGCGCGGGCTTCGCAGGCGCTGGAGAAGGCGCGCAGCGATCTCAACCCGCCGGCCACGGTGGCCGAGATCGCGATCCTGGAGGCGGAGCTTGCGCGTGCGGCCGGAGAGCCATTCGGCGAGCTTTCGCTGGTCGCGCTCGAGCGATCTCGCAATGCGAACGACGACGAGCGCGCGCGTGCAGCGCACGTGCTGCTCTACCAGGCGGCCCTGGTTGCCGACGATCGCCGAGGGGCCAGGGCACACCTCGCCGCAGCGGGAGCGCTCCGGGACCAGCTCGCGGACGCGCTCCCCGCCGATCTCAAGCCCAGGTTCCTGGCGCGTCCGGGGATCGCGGCGCTGAGCCGCTGGGAGGCGGCGCTCTGCTTCGAGGAGCGCGAGTCGAGCCGCGGCAGCGTCGGTGGCGTGGAAGGAGAGCCCAGCGGGCGTCCTTCGGTGCCGCGGCCGTCCTTCATGGCGTCGAGAGATGCTGGCAACGCGGCGCCGGCCGTCCAGAGGATGGCGGGTCGTGCGCCCGCCGTCGTCTCGCTGATCTCGCAGATGCACAAAGTCGGTCCGACCGACGCGACGGTGCTGATCTTCGGCGAGAGCGGGACGGGGAAGGAACTCGTCGCGGAGGCGCTCCACGAGCTGAGCCCGCGGCGCGCAGGCCCGCTGGTGAAGGTGAACTGCGCAGCGCTCGTGGAGACGCTGCTCTTGTCGGAGCTGTTCGGGCACGAGAAGGGCTCGTTCACGGGCGCGGCAGCGCGGCGGCGTGGTCGTTTCGAGCTCGCGGAAGGCGGCACGCTGTTCCTCGACGAGATCGGCGACATCTCGCCGCGCACCCAGGTCGCGCTGCTCCGGGTGCTGCAGGATCGCTCGTTCGAACGGGTCGGCGGGGTGACGCCCCTCCGCGCCAACTGCCGCATCGTGTGCGCGACCCACCGTGATCTCCGCGCGATGGTGGCCCGTGGCGAGTTCCGAGAGGATCTGTACTACCGGCTCCGTCAGGTCGTCCTGGATGTCGCTCCGTTGCGACAGCGCATCGGAGACCTCCCGCTCATCGCGGCCGAGATCCTCTCGCGGATCGCGAGCGAGCGCCGGGAGCCGGCAAAGCGTCTCTCGGAGGAGGCGACGGCTGCGCTCTCCGGGTACGCATGGCCCGGCAACGTGCGCGAGCTGGAGAACGCCCTCCGCGCCGCCGCGCTGTTCGCCGAGGGCAACCTCATCGAGCTTCTGGACATCACATCCAACGTGGACGACCTCCGCGGTCTTGCGGCGCCCAGCTCCTCCACGGACGTGGCGGGTGTGTCCTCGATCCGGAGCGTGGAGCCCCTGAGCAGCCCTGGCCCCGTGTCGGTCGATCCTCGGCCCTCGGAGACGGGGCGGACGCCCGTCGAGGCCGCTTACGCCCATGTGCGCGCGGGGGTGAGCCTGAGCGACATGAAGCGCGAAATCGAGCGGGAGTGCATTGCGAGGGCTCTTTCGGAGAGCAACGGGAATATCACCCGCGCCGCAGCCCTATTGGGAATGAAGCGGCCGCGGCTGTCACAGCTAGTCAAGCAGTACGGCTTCGGCGGATGCTCGGAGGACTGACCATGAGCGGTTGGAGGAGAGGGTGTGGTTCGGTGAAGCCAGCGCTCGCGCTCGTGCTTGCGACGATGCTGGGTGGCTGTGCTTTCCAGCCGCTGGACTCCGAGGAGATGGACCTGCTCCTGGGCGAGGAGCTGAGCGAGCTCGGTGTATCCCCGGAGGAGGAAGGTGATGCGCTGGTGGGGGGGACCCTGTCCCCCACGCCAGAGCAGGTGACCGATCCGAACCCGAACCCGTGGAAGGATCTGACGCTTCCCACCAGGATCCAGTTCGATCCGAACCCTACGCCCTGGGAGCCAGGCGGCTCGTCGACGCCCACGACCGAGCCTCCGACGTCCACGCCTTCGAACTCCTCCAACAAGAAGCGCTGAACGCCTCGAGCGGGTCGAGGAGGCACCGCGCCACGCGGTGACCTGATCCGCTCGTCTCTCGTCCTCGCCTCCCACGCCCGCGGGTTCTCTGCGCTACGCTGACGGCGTGCCGCCCCTCGGCTTCGATCTTCGCACCCGGACCGCCCTGGTCTGCGGATTCCTGGCGCTCGTCATCGCTGCGTCGATCCTGCTCCGGGGTCATGTCCGGAAGGTGCACCTCTTCTTCGCGGCGTTCGCGGCGGACATCGGGCTCTGGTACCTCGCCCAGTTCTTCTTCGGGTTCTTCCAGGCCTCCATCTGGGAGCGGTTCACCGGCCTGCTCGCGGTGCTGCTGCCGCAGTTCGCGCTTCATCTGTTCGACGCGATGATCCCCCACGAGGGCAACCGGCCGTCGCGCCTGCTCCGGGTGGCGCACGTGCTCGCGATCCCGCTCTCGGTGCTGGTGTTGATCCGCTGGGAGGCGGGCTCCTGGCCCGACTGGATCGCGCGCATCGGCGTGTTCCTGTACGTCTTCACCCTGCTCACGTGCGGGCTGTACACGCTGGGGCAACGGGGCAAGCGGAGTCCCTCGCGGGCGACACAGCGCAGGGTGAGATTCCTGGTGGTCATCGGCGCGCTCGCCGGGCTCGCCAGCGTGGCGGATTTCGCCTGGTTCTTGCGCGCGCAGCTGCCACCCGTGGGCGCGGCGCTCTCCATCGTCTTCCTCTTCGTGCTGGCGCAGGCGCTCCGCCACGATCGGTTGCTCGACGTCTACGAGATGCTGGCGCGTCTGCTCATCGCCACGGCCGTGGCGTTCCTGATCGCGCTGATCTTCTACATCGTGCTCACGTTCCTCGGTGGCTACAACACGATGTACCTGAACGCCGTACTCGCGGCGATCGTGATCCTGGTCCTCTCCGATCCGCTGCAAGCGCGTGTGGAAGAGCAGATCCAGCGTCTGTTCTTCCGTGAGCGTGTCGACCTCGAGCGGAGCTTGGCGGAGGCGAAGAAGCGGCTGGTCCACACGCTCGAGGTCGACGAGATGGGCGCGATCGTCATGTCGGCGCTGGAGCAGTCGCGGCGGGTCACCGCGGCGGCGCTGTACCTGCACGATCAAGACGGCACCGGCTTCAACAGCCTGGCGTCCCTCGGGCCTCGCTCACCGGACAGGATCGAGGTGGCCACGGCGCGAGCGCTGCTGGAGCGGTTGGACCGAGGATCGGTCGTGCTGGAGACGCTGGAGCGGGAGGCGCGCGAGGCCCGGGAGCGCGGGAACGTCAACGGGGCCGATCAGGCGGTGCTCGCGGCCGCGGACGTGCTCGGGAGCCTGCGATCCGCGGTCGTGCTCTCGGTGCGGGACGAGGAGGGTGAGCTCATCGGTCTGCTCGTCGTCGCCGACACGCGCGTGCGTGACGCCTTCTCACCCGAGGAGATCTCCCTGCTGGAGACGATCGCCGCACAGATCGGGGTCGTGATCGAGAACAGCCGGCTCTACGATCAGATGAAGGAGCGTGACAGGCTCGCGCTGCTCGGGCAGATGGCCGCCGGGATCGCTCACGAGATCCGGAACCCCCTGGGCGCGATCAAGGGGGCGGCGCAGCTGCTCGCCGATCCGGTGACCGAGGCACACCCCGATCCCTCGTCGCGCGAGTTTCTGGGGATCATCCTCGAGGAGGTGGATCGTCTCGATCGGGTGGTGCGCTCGGTGCTCGACCTGGCGCGTCCTGCGCAGGACACGGTCGGCCCGACGGACGTCAACGCGGTGGTGCGTCGAACGCTGCAGGTGCTCTCGACGGAGCGGCAGAGCGACGATCTGGTCATCGATGCGGTGCTCGATCCTGCGCTGCCGCGGGTGGTGATCGATCCGGAGCAGCTGCGGCAGGTGCTGATGAACCTCTTCCGCAACGCGATCCAGGCGATGAAGGGGCGCGGCAAGGTGGTGGTGAGCTCGCGGGTGCGCTTCGGGCGAGGGACGCGCTCGGGCTCGGGCTCGGCGGACGAGCCGTTCGTGGAGCTGACCGTGGCCGACAACGGGCCCGGGATCTCGCAGAAGGTGCTGGAGAACATCTTCCTGCCGTTCTTCACCACGAAGGAGAAGGGGACGGGCCTGGGGCTGGCCATCAGCCAGCGCATCGTCCAGGGGGCGGGTGGGCGCATCGAGGTCCGCTCTTACGAGGGGAAAGGGAGCACGTTCGCGGTGATCTTCCCGGCGGTGACCGACGCACTGGGGACGCCGTCGCCTGGCCCCACGGCGAGCGCTGCGTCCGACGCGACGAGCACGCCACGGGTGCTTCCACCGCCGGAGTCGTCGGCGTCGGGGATCTCGGTTTGACGTGCAGTGAGGAGGGCAGGGCGACCGGGATCAGCGTCCCGGTGCCCTGGTGGTGGGGAGAGGGCTCAGTCGTCGTTCTGCATCAAGCCGCGGATCCGGCCATCCGGGAGGAGCTTCACCCGTAGCGCGGCCGGCTCCTTGGGGAGGCCGGGCATGGTCATCATGTCGCCGGTCAGCGCGACGACGAAGCCTGCGCCAGCGCTGAGCCTCAGCTCGCGCACGTTGACGTGGAAGCCGCGGGGGCGTCCGTGGACGTGGGGGTCGTCGGTGAGGGAGAGCTGCGTCTTCGCCATGCACACCGGCAGCTTCTCGCCCCCGAGCGCTTCGATCCGCGCTCTGTCCTTCTCCGCGCCGTGGCTCAGCGTGATGTCGTCGGCGCCGTACACCACGCGAGCGATCTTCCGGATCTTCTCGTCGAGCGGATCGCTGAGTTCGTAGGCGAAGCGTGGGTTGGGAGGGGCCTTGTCGGTGGCTTCGGCCGCCTCGGCGACGGCGGCCGCGAGATCCAGAGCCCCCTCGCCGCCGCGCGCGAACCCCTCGCAGCGGGACATGCGTACGTTGCGCTGCTGGAGGGCGCTCTCCACGGCCGTGAGTTCCTCGGCAGTGTCGTTGGGGAAGACGTTGATCGCCACCACGACGGGGAGGCCGAAGAAGGTGGCCGTCTCCAGGTGCTTCGTGAGGTGATCGATGCCTCGCGCGAGCGCCTGAGCGTCTGGCTCTCCAGCGCGCTTCACGGGCGCGCCGCCGTGCATCTTCAAGGCCCGAAGGGTCGCCACCAGCACCAGCACGCGCGGCCAGATGCCAGCGGCGCGGCACTTGATGTCGAGGAACTTCTCGCCGCCGAGGTCGAAGCCGAAGCCGCCTTCGGTCACCACGATGTCGGAGTGCCGCGCGCCCAGGCGGGTCGCGAGGAGGGAGCTACACCCGTGCGCGATGTTCGCGAAGGGACCGGCGTGGACGAGGGCGGGCCCTCCCTCGGCGGTCTGGACCAGGTTCGGCTTGAGGGCGTCACGCAGCAGCGCAGTCATCGCCGCGGAGGCGCCCACATCGGCGGCCGTGACGGGAGCGCCGCCGAGGGAGGTGCCGACGACGATGCGGCCGAGCCGCTCCTCCAGATCGGCATAGCCCGACGCGAGGGCCACGATGGCCATCACCTCGCTCGCCGCGGTGATGTCGAACCGGTCTTGCCGGGGGACACCGTCGGTCTTGTGGCCCAGGCCCAGGACCACGTGGCGCAGTGCGCGGTCGTTCATGTCGAGGGCGCGTCCCCAGGTGATCCGGCGCGGATCGAGGGGGCCCTTGTCACCGCAGGGCACGCCGAAATGACAGGCGTTGTCCGCCATCGCGGAGAGGAGATTGTGCGCTGCGGTGATGGCGTGCAGGTCGCCGGTGAAGTGCAAGTTGATGTCGTCGGCGGGGACCAGCGTGGCGCGTCCGCCGCCCGTACCGCCTCCTTTGACGCCGAACACGGGGCCGAGCGAGGGTTCGCGTAGACAGAGCGCGACGCGCTTGCCGAGGCGGCGCAAGCCCATCGCCAGGCCGACCGAGGTGGTCGTCTTGCCTTCGCCCGCCGGGGTCGGGTTGATCGCGGACACGAGCACGACGCGGCCTGCGCCATCCTGGGGATGAGCGAGGGCTGCGAGATCGATCTTGGCCTTTCCGCGGCCGTACACCTCGACGTATTCCTCGGGGATGCCCAGCTCGCTGGCGACATCCTGGATGCGCTGAGGGGAGAACAAGCGGGTGCTGGTCGACATGCTTCCTCCTTGGTGTTGCGTTCTCTCGGGGGTCTTCGGATCAGCCATACCGTGCAGCGAGCAGCTCGCGCAGGGCGGGTAGGCCGCGGACGAGGTCGAGGGTGTGGTCGGCGTGGCCATGGGCGTAGCCGTTGCCGATGAAGAGGTCCACGTCCCTGCCGATGCCTTCTGCGCCCAGCGCGGTGGCGGTGAAGCTGGTGCTCATGGCGAAGTAGTAGACCTTGCCGCGGTCGCGTGTGCCGACGATCGCGGACAGCTCGACGCCGCCGACATTGACGCAGGACAGCGTGAGATCGGCGCCGGCGCCTCCGGTGAGGGGGAGGATGGCGTCTCGCACGGCGAGCGGATCGCGGGCGTCGACGACCGCCACCGCATCACAGATGCCGAGGGCACGCAGGTCGTCGGCGAAGGCTGCCGAGGACTCGAGCCCGATGACCCGCCCCTCGGGGCCTACCCGCCGTCGGGCTTCGGCCGCGCAGAGCAGGCCGGATTTGCCGCCCGCGCCGAGCACGGCGACGGCATCGCCGGGGCCCGCGAGGCGGGCCACCTGGGGGGCCGCGCCGGCCACGTCGAGGAGGGCGAGGGCGAGGCGCTCCGGCATGTCGGATGGCATCCGTGCGAGGGGCGCCGACAGGAAAAGGATGGCGGTGCCCTCCACGTCGACCTGTGCCGAGGCGGCACGAACGGCCTTGATGCGCTTCAGCGCGAGGGGCGTCAGGGAGAGGGAGGCCAGGGTGGCGATCCGATCGCCCACGGAGAAGCCGCGGCTTCGCGCCAGCGCACCGACGCTCCGGATGGTGCCGAGCAGCATGCCGCCGGAGCCGGTCACGGGGTTGTGCTGCTTCCCGCGCCTCGAGACGGTCTCCTGGATGAGGCGAACCACCCCGTCCAGGTCCCCACCGGAGGCCTCCTCCATCTGACGGAAGCTGGCCGCGTCGATGTTGAGGGTCTCCACATCGACGACGATCTCGGTGGAGAACTCGCGGTCGATGTCGGCGTCCAGCCGTTCGGCAGGCTGGGGCATGGCGCCGGGGGGGCTGAGCACGCGGTGGGTGCCCAGCGGATCGCCGGCCTGCGGGGTCGAGCCAGGGGGAGGGGAGGTTTGCTCGTGGTTCACGTCGGCCCGATTAGCACGAGCCCGGGTCGGCACGGGCCCAGGTCGGCAACGGCGCTGGCGGGCACACGCTCCAGCGGACACGAGCCAGGTCCGAGGGAGAGGACCCGTGCGAGAGCGAAGACGCGGCGTGCGTGGGGAGGGGAGATGAGGTGACAGGCGTGGCGGTGGTGGAGGTGGAGGCGTAGAGGGGCGATGAATGGGAAGGAGAGATGGTGGGAGCGTTTCTAGGGGCTTTCCCGATAGCGTCCGCGGTCAACCTGGGCTCTCCGGCGAGGCTTCCGAGAGACGAGGTGCCTCCGGGTCCGGGAAGGGGTCGTGTGGAGACCGCTGTAGAAGGCTCTAATTGACGTAAATGACGGCATCCTGCCGACGAGCGCTTGACCTTCTTCGCCACGCGAAACTAGACTCTCAGCCTTGCTGGCGTTCGCGTAGCGCGACGAAGCTCCTCGCTCTCTCCGATGGACAATCAAGCTCCCAAGGTGTCGCCGCGCAACCTCGCGCTGCGTTTCATCTCGGGGAAGTATCAAGGCGGCGAGTTTCCCCTGGCGGAGAATCAAGAGATCTTCGTCGGGCGGTCGAGCGACCTCGATATGGTCCTCGTCGAAGACATGGTGTCGCGTCGCCATGCTCGAATCGCTTGTTCAGGTGATCAGATCCACATCGAGGATCTGGGCTCCACGAACGGCACCTTCGTCAATGGCGAAAAGATCAAGAAGACGGCCCTGAAGGAGGGCGACCGGGTGCTCATCGGTACGAGCATCCTGAAGGTCGTCTCCGTGGATCCGTCGGCTCCCGCCCCTCGGCGTCGCCTGGACGAGCCGTCCATGCGCACCGGCCAGACGAAGACGATGTCGGGGTCGATCGACGAGATCCCCCTGCCCGACTTGCTTCAGCTCTTCGGCACCTCGAAGAAGAGCGGCGTCCTCGTGATTCGTTCCGAGGAAGACGTCGGCAAGATCTACCTCCGCAAGGGGATCGTCACGTACGCGACGATCAACGATCTGGCCGAGATGCCGCCGATGAAGAGCATGTACCGCGTCCTTACCTGGACCGGTGGCACGTTCGATCTCGAGCCCGCCGAGGAGCGGGTGATCACCGGCGAGATCAGCGCGACGGTGCAAGAGCTGCTGATGGATGGGCTCCGGCAGATCGACGAGCTCAACAACATCCGTCATCAGCTCCCGGATCTCACGGCACAGCTCACGGTGCCGCATCCGTTGAAGCCGCAGCTGCGTGACCTGACGCCGACCGATCTGGATGTCTTCCAGATCGCCTACAACCATCGCTTGATGGCGACGGTGCTCAACAAGAGCC is part of the Chondromyces crocatus genome and encodes:
- a CDS encoding sigma 54-interacting transcriptional regulator, encoding MRNAVAASPLPTSVEPGGFRLLDDLARAPASCGLHYLHGPRAVLDASAAHVARRARASGRPLIWVRSGDGCAFRELSMRCGVVTADPLVAARELLSAMDGALLVVMESAVTSWGRAVAEEMTRLLAVQPSRVLVLVCNEGAPTPWAHAITMRGSIGKEELHLWWEALAGDAERHLVARFDRLDALDGWWTSALSVEPGETRAWPKLRAGAQRLFSRLALSRMPWRAAHLGMLLSEGEGSVLEARDELLSQGLIESDVRGWIVAIAAAPAETVEREDVLVVAAALERQAAEPWAWIRAGELLAQLGSMERAEAAAVRAIGGAAEPAARSDIWRRWTQTLEALPTGESGAFLLRAAQLAMRVGDVDRSFELARASVAREGEGFEPLLTLGRAVMARGDLTTAGIVLGKAIERAAGPAARARAVVQMADVHYKAGDFEAARRTADAGLLEAADLETRLAARNVLGKLLLASSAWSEAERHFAADGWEAACGGDLLGELRARMNRAVALLSNGSDDEARAMLLGVLEDGERLGELQATGFALSNLAVIATQRTDYAEALRLSEQAIDVSRQVGDRVVLANCIANLAELRLRVGLIAEAEQALAFGRKVCSAGLPGTWAPHFALVMAQIRLAQDRTEEARTEIIKAISSASGSNHGAKRAECYAMAARIALEEGDVARASQALEKARSDLNPPATVAEIAILEAELARAAGEPFGELSLVALERSRNANDDERARAAHVLLYQAALVADDRRGARAHLAAAGALRDQLADALPADLKPRFLARPGIAALSRWEAALCFEERESSRGSVGGVEGEPSGRPSVPRPSFMASRDAGNAAPAVQRMAGRAPAVVSLISQMHKVGPTDATVLIFGESGTGKELVAEALHELSPRRAGPLVKVNCAALVETLLLSELFGHEKGSFTGAAARRRGRFELAEGGTLFLDEIGDISPRTQVALLRVLQDRSFERVGGVTPLRANCRIVCATHRDLRAMVARGEFREDLYYRLRQVVLDVAPLRQRIGDLPLIAAEILSRIASERREPAKRLSEEATAALSGYAWPGNVRELENALRAAALFAEGNLIELLDITSNVDDLRGLAAPSSSTDVAGVSSIRSVEPLSSPGPVSVDPRPSETGRTPVEAAYAHVRAGVSLSDMKREIERECIARALSESNGNITRAAALLGMKRPRLSQLVKQYGFGGCSED
- a CDS encoding ATP-binding protein, whose amino-acid sequence is MPPLGFDLRTRTALVCGFLALVIAASILLRGHVRKVHLFFAAFAADIGLWYLAQFFFGFFQASIWERFTGLLAVLLPQFALHLFDAMIPHEGNRPSRLLRVAHVLAIPLSVLVLIRWEAGSWPDWIARIGVFLYVFTLLTCGLYTLGQRGKRSPSRATQRRVRFLVVIGALAGLASVADFAWFLRAQLPPVGAALSIVFLFVLAQALRHDRLLDVYEMLARLLIATAVAFLIALIFYIVLTFLGGYNTMYLNAVLAAIVILVLSDPLQARVEEQIQRLFFRERVDLERSLAEAKKRLVHTLEVDEMGAIVMSALEQSRRVTAAALYLHDQDGTGFNSLASLGPRSPDRIEVATARALLERLDRGSVVLETLEREAREARERGNVNGADQAVLAAADVLGSLRSAVVLSVRDEEGELIGLLVVADTRVRDAFSPEEISLLETIAAQIGVVIENSRLYDQMKERDRLALLGQMAAGIAHEIRNPLGAIKGAAQLLADPVTEAHPDPSSREFLGIILEEVDRLDRVVRSVLDLARPAQDTVGPTDVNAVVRRTLQVLSTERQSDDLVIDAVLDPALPRVVIDPEQLRQVLMNLFRNAIQAMKGRGKVVVSSRVRFGRGTRSGSGSADEPFVELTVADNGPGISQKVLENIFLPFFTTKEKGTGLGLAISQRIVQGAGGRIEVRSYEGKGSTFAVIFPAVTDALGTPSPGPTASAASDATSTPRVLPPPESSASGISV
- a CDS encoding formate--tetrahydrofolate ligase — translated: MSTSTRLFSPQRIQDVASELGIPEEYVEVYGRGKAKIDLAALAHPQDGAGRVVLVSAINPTPAGEGKTTTSVGLAMGLRRLGKRVALCLREPSLGPVFGVKGGGTGGGRATLVPADDINLHFTGDLHAITAAHNLLSAMADNACHFGVPCGDKGPLDPRRITWGRALDMNDRALRHVVLGLGHKTDGVPRQDRFDITAASEVMAIVALASGYADLEERLGRIVVGTSLGGAPVTAADVGASAAMTALLRDALKPNLVQTAEGGPALVHAGPFANIAHGCSSLLATRLGARHSDIVVTEGGFGFDLGGEKFLDIKCRAAGIWPRVLVLVATLRALKMHGGAPVKRAGEPDAQALARGIDHLTKHLETATFFGLPVVVAINVFPNDTAEELTAVESALQQRNVRMSRCEGFARGGEGALDLAAAVAEAAEATDKAPPNPRFAYELSDPLDEKIRKIARVVYGADDITLSHGAEKDRARIEALGGEKLPVCMAKTQLSLTDDPHVHGRPRGFHVNVRELRLSAGAGFVVALTGDMMTMPGLPKEPAALRVKLLPDGRIRGLMQNDD
- a CDS encoding L-erythro-3,5-diaminohexanoate dehydrogenase, encoding MPQPAERLDADIDREFSTEIVVDVETLNIDAASFRQMEEASGGDLDGVVRLIQETVSRRGKQHNPVTGSGGMLLGTIRSVGALARSRGFSVGDRIATLASLSLTPLALKRIKAVRAASAQVDVEGTAILFLSAPLARMPSDMPERLALALLDVAGAAPQVARLAGPGDAVAVLGAGGKSGLLCAAEARRRVGPEGRVIGLESSAAFADDLRALGICDAVAVVDARDPLAVRDAILPLTGGAGADLTLSCVNVGGVELSAIVGTRDRGKVYYFAMSTSFTATALGAEGIGRDVDLFIGNGYAHGHADHTLDLVRGLPALRELLAARYG
- a CDS encoding DUF4388 domain-containing protein, with amino-acid sequence MDNQAPKVSPRNLALRFISGKYQGGEFPLAENQEIFVGRSSDLDMVLVEDMVSRRHARIACSGDQIHIEDLGSTNGTFVNGEKIKKTALKEGDRVLIGTSILKVVSVDPSAPAPRRRLDEPSMRTGQTKTMSGSIDEIPLPDLLQLFGTSKKSGVLVIRSEEDVGKIYLRKGIVTYATINDLAEMPPMKSMYRVLTWTGGTFDLEPAEERVITGEISATVQELLMDGLRQIDELNNIRHQLPDLTAQLTVPHPLKPQLRDLTPTDLDVFQIAYNHRLMATVLNKSPATDLETAQSVLKLIQGGYLRAE